ACAACGCGTTTTAATCAAACGTTACCAGACCTTGAAGGAAATTCCGACCAATCAGAGTTCACAACTACAACAGCGGATGGAATGGTTCACCCAGTTACCTGAAGAAGAAAAACAGAAAATGCGTGACCTTTGGCAAAAAATGAGCATGCAAGAACGCAACACCTTACGCAAGCGTATGCAAAATGCCAGCACCGAAGAACGTGTCAATATTAGAGAAGAATACCTTACTAAATATGCTGAACATTAATTTTTAGTTTATTAGAATAAAAAATAGCGCCCTAAAGGCGCTATTTTTGTGTTGGGTCTGCTTATTTTTTAAAGCGACGATAAGCTAACAATCCGAATAACCCAAATATAGAATAGAAACCGAAACTACCACCACCGCTGCTCGCAGAGCGGGTATCATCAGTTGTAGTTGCTGTACTAATGGTTCGCACTGTAGCTGAATTCGATGATACGCCGTCAGCATCATAGACTTGGTAGTTAAATGAAAAGTTAAATGGGTTAAACGCATTTACTTCCTGAACATAAATATTTCCACCATAACAAGTCTCTTTTTCATCTGGTGCAGGACAAGCGCCTTGACGATCCGCTGTAATACTCAAATCTTTCGTCGGGACATTCGTTAAACGAATTGGTAACTCAATACCTTCTGCATTCTTCCAAAATTGAGATTTATTTGGATTTTTTTCTGGGCCAGTTCCACCTTCTCCTGTATCACCATGATCATTGGCAAAATTTAATAAATTCAGGCTTAGCTTTTGCTTTTCCTGATATTTAAAAGTTAAAGATGTGTCAGTTGCAACAGGTGCAATATTTACGAAAGCTGCACGAATTAAACCAGATGAACTTATACTTGGATTAGACTTTGAGGTGATCGTATATTTACAGAAAATCTTGTCTCCAGCCTGGGTAATACTATCATCCTTACGATAAAAAATAATTTGCTGAAGGTCTTTATTCCAAGAACATACTAAATTTTCTTTGTCACTTGCATCAATATCTGTAACAGTATCATTAATTTGACCTTTGCCAAGAGCTTCTGTCGTGACATTATATAAATCAGGATTAAAAAATTCTAATTTATAACTACCATCAGCTTGCTCAGTATCTTGAGGTAATGGTAATTGATAGTTACTTAAATCAATATAAATTGCACGATATTTCAAATTAGCTTTGGTATATTGCAATAGGTTTTGATATTGATCCAAACGAGATTTATAGTAAGTTAAAAAATCAGGATTATTTGGATTTTTGACTAAATTATCAAAGAAGTCATATTGAGTTTGATAAGTTGACATTGCACTACTAATAGAGGCATTAGTCAAATCTTGTAAATCACCCGCTGTAAAGCGCATTAATTCAATTGAACCAATATCACAACGATTGCTTGCCTCAGGATTATAATACAAAGTCCCATCTACAATACGAGCCAAACCACGTTGGTCTGTTGTGCTACAACCTATTCCATCAACATCTAATAAACCAACTATTTTTGTAGTGGTCTTATCATCCACCTTAACTTCTATTTCAGTCACATTTTTCTTTGGGTAATAGATTGGTAGAAATGCGGTATAAGCAGAAGCTTTTTGTAACGGACTTAACAATGTTCCAATATTAATATTACTTACATTAAGATTGGTTGTATTATTTTTAAGCGAATCTTTAGGAACATCACAGACATTATTAACTGGAGATGTAGAACCTCCTTCTTTTAATGCAAGTGCATTATAGGCAATAGCAAAACCAACATTTTCTTGACTTGAAACATCACCAAACAAATATCGACAAGCATAACTATTCGTTCCACCATTATAAGCAAGAACATTATAGGTTAATATTTTTCCACCAATTTTATCATATAGCAGAGTTGTAAAAGCTTGGTTCTCAACAATAGTATTACTAGTTAAAGTTATACTACTTGCATTACTTAAAATACTGGAGTTATTATTTTCTTCAGTTCCTGGCTTAGTATCACCTGTAAATTTAATTAAATTACCAGATGAGGAATTGACAATATTTTTTGCAATCGTATTAGTTGTTAATGTCGCAGTTGATTCCCCGCAAAACTCAATCATACTATTTGAATTTCCAGAACCATTTGCGATAAAACTGTTTGAGGTTAAATTGAGGGTACGTTTTGCATATGTCACATCATTAAAACAGCTCATAGACAAAACACTACCTTTATCAGCCTGATTTCCCTGAATCAAGCTTTTCGTTAAAGTTAATGTTGTCGATGGTCCAGCCAAAAAAACCGCACCACCCTCTTTTGCCTGAGAGTCTAAAATTTGACTACTTTGCAAGACAACATCAGCGCCTGCATAAATCGCTCCCCCCCGATCTGCCGTTCGCCCACCTGTCAAAATTACATTACTGAGACTAAGAGCTTTCGTCCCTAATGTTGTATTAAAAATCCGTGAATTCTCAGCTTTAATCGTTGTTTGCAAAGGAATCTGTGCAGGATATTGATTTACAACATCATTTAATAGAACATTTTTTTCCTGCCAATCAGCTGGTGTAGCTCCCCAAATTGCAACGTTGACATTCGGTGTTAACTCTCTTTTAAGTGTATATACCCCTTTTTCAAGCTGAATAACTTTCTGCGTACTCGATAAGGTATCGGTTACTTCACAGCCACCATAAGCAACGCGTGTTTCAGCTGTTTTTAAGGCTTCACGTAATGAACAAGCAGAAGGATTTTCACCATCTTCATCTACAAACGTAGTGACTTTAATTGGCGTACTACTAGTTGCCGCTAACAACGGCATTGTCGCCATAACCATGGTTGCTAAAATTGTTTTTTTATAATGTCTCATCTCATCTCATCCCTGATTATGATTTAAAGCGGCGCAATCCTACCAATCCAAGTAACATCAAGATCGCACCCATTCCAAAGCTACCCGTACTCACTGTTTTACTTTTAAAGGTATTCGGTGGATCTTGTACAATTGTTGCTGGAATATCAATAAAATAGTTTGATACATCATTAAAACGAGTCGTAGTTGTCATTACCCGTAAATTAAACTTATCAGCACCATGCCAATCACTATCAGGTACATAAGTCACATTGCCATCCTGATCAATGCTGGTTTTGCCTTTAGATGGAGTTTGTGTTTGTACAACCTCTAAACAACCTACTTTCCAAGGCTGACCATCTGAACGCTTACCAAGTTGTGCTTCACATGTTGCAGGATCCAGTAATTCACCATCTAACAAGCTATCCGCTATACTAAACTTAGCCACTTGCCCGTACAAAATATCTTGACCAACAATTGGAATTTCACCACGATTAACAATTAATTCAACCGCGCCCAAATCACATAATTCATTAAAACCTGTACGGCTTTTCCCGCGTTGATCTGTAGCTTCACAATTCGCTGTACTGAAAGTTGTACCATCACTATAAATACGCCCTTTATTGACAATGAGTGAATCTGACAACAGCTTATAAGAGGTCAATAAACGTGGTTTAAAGAAACCAAGCATTTGATCTTTCGGAATAGAGTAAGGGCACAGCAACCCCTTCGCTGGTGGCGCTGCACAAATCCCTTCATCATTTGTACCACCAGCAATCAAAGCTTGTTCAGGATCATTCTGATTCCACATAAAGTTTGGTAAACGTTTTTCTGCATTACGATCACAATCTGATGTGGTTAAATTGCTTTGAACAATGGTCGTATCATCTGATGTGTTTGCACAGTTGGTATTTCCATTCGAAACCAAAATACTATTAGAGACATAAGAACTAGGATATTCTTTGACCGTTTCTTTTTTCTCTCCATTGACATCTTCTTCTGTGGTTACTTTGAAATTTAAAGACTGTAGATATAGCCCAGCAGCATTTTTAATGATTGTATTATTATTCAGAACCATCCCTTCACGAATATTCGCAACATAGCCCCCTTTGTTATGAAAAATAGTGCTACTGCGGATACCTGAAATTCCAGTCACCAATGCCCCACTAATAGTGTCATTATTAAAACCAGTTTGAACATAAAGCAAAGCACCATTGGCACCTGCCATACCTTCATTATCCCGTATTACCGATTGTGCAATCAGGTACATTGGCATTTCGCTATAAATGACTGCCCCCTGATCCGCCTTATTATTTTGTATAATACTATTGTTAATATAGACATACCCTGCTGTGTTTTTCGCATCTGATGAGACACCAGCATTATAAATTGCACCACCTCGATTTGCTAAACCACCAGTCAATCTTGAGTATTGAATCGATAAGCTTTCACGATTGAGAATTAAACCACCGTCATTCACTTTATTTGATGCACCCTGCAAATTCAACTCAACTAAACTGACTGCAAGTAGTGCACTTTCAACGTTATTATCATCAATCACAAAAATACGATCAGAACCCACCATCTTAATGGTCGCATTGTTTAAACCTTTTTTATTATCATTAAAGCCATCACTAGCTGCAGTCCGAATTGTAGCTGCCGCTTCGATGTTTAATGCTGAATTGATTTGATAGGTTTGGTCACGCTGCAAAACAATATTACTGGTTGCATCTTTATTACCGCACCCGTGGTAACCATTTTCAAATTCTTTTTGACTTCTCTTATTTAAAAACTCGACGGCTTCTCGTAATGAACAAACGCCATCATCTTTATCTTCATCAACTAATGTTGTGACTTGAATATCCGCAGAATATGCATGTCCAGTAATCGCAAATAAAGCGCAGGCAAGCGTCCGTTTGAGCATACCAATCTCCTTCTATTTTTTCATTTTTCTTCGTATTACAAACTTAGTGTTTGCAACCACATTCCTTTGTGCGTACTTTGTCATAGCTCTCGAAATTACTCAAGAAATTTTATGCTATTGACGATATTCATCAATTAAAGCGTAAATTTGCTTAAGCGTTGTATTTGAGAGTTTGGTTTTTTCGCCTTTCAGCATTTTTTCAAGTTGAGCCAGTGTCTGTAATAAAATGGATGCCTGATGCGGTCCATTCATTAATAAATAATCAACAATCTGTTGATCAAAATGGATACCTCGACGCGTCATCACCGATTGTAATAAGGCTTGTCGATCGATATAGGAACTGCCATTCGGCACTTTGACACTGACGGCTTGAGTCAGTCTAGATTGTAAATCTGGCAATTCTAACTTTAATTCAATGGGTGCAACACGAGAGGAAAAAACCAATTGACCTTCATGATTATTGATTAAATGAAAAACGGCTTTTTGCCAGTGCGGGACACCACTAATTGCATCAATATCATCCAACGCGACTAAATCATAAAACTCTAAGGAAGTAATCGCTTCAATCGGCGCATCTAATAATTCTAATAATGAGACTTTAATTGCTGGACGACCCAACTCAAGATATGAATCACAGATCGCTGAGAGCAAATGACTTTTACCTGTGCCAGCTCCCCCATAAACATAAAAACGATTGACTAAACCTGCATGTAACTGCCGAACTGCATCAACCACAGGTCCCCATCCCGGCCCCGAAAAATCACTGATTCGGGCATCGAGTTGAGGTTCTATATCCAGTTGTAGTTGACGCATAGATTTAATGTGTTCCTCAATTACTTTAAGTCATTCGAGTTTGAAGTCTCTGTATCTTGAGAGTTTTTAATTTGAATATCAAGCTCTACATGGCCAGTTTCAACATTTATGTGTTGAGTTTCCCCTTCTGCCAACACAACTTCAGTTGGCAAGCCATATAAGCGACTTTTTTCATAATTATCCCGTGCATGTTTCAATAGCACAACAATCACAGCAGCCACAGGTAAAGCGATCAGCATTCCAAGGAAACCACCTAATTGTGCGCCAGCGAGTACTGCGAAAACAACAGCTACAGGAGATAAACCAATTTTATCACCCAATAAGAAGGGTTGAAGAATATAGCCTTCGACCATCTGGCCAATCATAAACACAACACCAACCAGAAGCAGCTGTGTCCAATCTAAGCCAAATTGAAACAGGGTTGCAATAACAGCAGCGATAATGCCGACACCAAAGCCTAAATAAGGAATAATACTGGCTAAACCGGCAATCATTCCAATAATCAAGCCAACCTCAAGACCAATCAGTTGTAAGCCAACAGCATAAACAATGCCTAATAAAAGCATAACGAGGAATTGACCTTTTACAAAAGCACCTAATACACTATGACATTCACGAACGATGGTTAACGTTGACGCTTCATAAGGACGTGGAATTAAACGTCTAAAGCTTTGTAGCATTCTCTCCCAATCAAGTAAAAAGTAGAAAGAGATAATTGGAATTAAAATCACCACACCACCCAACTGAATAAAGTTCAATCCAGATTGGGCAACTCTTAAAGCCATGGTTTGAATACTGTCAGCACTGTAGTTGGTCTGAATATAATCCATGAACGCTTTGGTAATTTGTTCAGTATCGATTTCCATCGGCACCACATTAAAAGTATGTGATACCCACGGTAAGAAGGTTGCATTAATCCAATGAATTCCCGCAGGAATACTATCCCGCGCATACATCAATTGTTTCCAAATCAGTGGTACTAGGAACCATAAAACCATGGTCAAAGTCACGCCGATCCCAATAAACACGATACTGATTGCAAGCCAACGCGGCAGCTTAATTTTTACAAGAACATCAACCAGTGGGCTAAATAAGTAGGCAATGAAAAAAGCACCGACAAAAGGAATCACTATGGGCTTTAATAAATAGAGTACCCAGAGAAATAATGCGAGCCCAGCGAGGATAAAGATACGACGTAGTACCTGATCTTGCATAAAATCTAGCCTTTTTTCATGTAATCGTTATAAATGGAAAAAAATTTTAATTAAAGATAGCATTTTCGAGCATAAATAACATAAGAGTTTCGTATATTCAGGTTATAATCTGCCGCCACTGCGGAGACTTCACTATGAGCAACTCAACTTCTACCCCAAATACTGGTTTAAGCTATAAAGATGCTGGCGTCGACATTGAAGCGGGAGACGCATTGGTCGATCGTATCAAATCTGTCGCTAAACGCACCACTCGTCCTGAAGTAATGGGCGGTCTTGGTGGCTTTGGTGCCCTATGCAAAATTCCAAAAGGTTATGAAGAACCTGTATTGGTATCAGGAACAGACGGCGTAGGAACTAAATTACGTTTAGCACTGAACCTCAACCGTCATGACACGATTGGTCAAGATCTCGTTGCAATGTGTGTAAACGACTTACTTGTTTGTGGTGCTGAGCCATTATTCTTCCTCGACTACTATGCAACTGGTCATTTGAATGTTGATGTTGCAGCAGATGTCGTAACAGGGATTGGTAAAGGTTGTGAACTTGCTGGTTGTGCATTGGTCGGTGGTGAAACTGCTGAAATGCCTGGCATGTATGAAGGTGAAGATTACGATCTTGCTGGTTTTGCTGTTGGTGTTGTAGAACACAGTAAAATTATCGATGGAACTAAAGTGAAGTCTGGTGACGTACTTCTTGGTGTAGCATCTAGTGGTGCACACTCAAATGGTTACTCATTATTGCGTAAAATTTTAGATGTTAAGAATGTAGACTTAACTCAAATCGTCGATGGTCGTCCACTTGCCGACGTGGCAATGGAACCAACACGCATCTATGTAAAACCAGTACTTGAACTTTGCAAACAAGTTGATGTTCATGCTATGGCACATATCACTGGCGGTGGCTTACCGGGTAACTTACCACGTGTACTTCCAAATGGTGCTCAAGCTGTCATTGATGAATCAAGCTGGGAATGGTCTGAATTATTCCAGTTGTTACAACGTGAAGGCAACGTAGAACGCTTTGAAATGTACCGCACCTTTAACTGTGGCGTAGGTATGGTGATTGCAGTTGATGCAAATGAAGCAGACAAAGCGATTGATCTATTAAATACTCAAGGCGAAAAAGCATGGAAAATTGGTTATATCCAAGAAAATGCTGAATCAGTTGAAGGCGCAGACGAAAAAATTCGCGTGATCTTTGCATAATGAGAATTGCTGTCCTTGTCTCTGGCAACGGTAGCAACTTACAGGCCCTGATCGATGCAAATCTTTCAGGGCAAATCATTGGTGTCTTATCCAACAAAGCAGATGCTTATGCATTGCAACGTGCCAAAGATGCCAATATTGCGACCGCTGTTATTTCACATAAAGATTATCCAAATCGCGAAAGCTTCGATGACGCCATGCATCAGCAATTGTTGGCATGGCAAGTTGACCTCGTGATCCTTGCTGGTTTCATGCGGATTTTAACACCACGTTTTGTTAGCAAATGGCAAGGCAAAATGTTAAATATCCACCCTTCTCTGCTGCCTTTCTACAAAGGTGTGAATACACATCAACGTGTATTAAATACCGGGGATCGCTTGCATGGCTGTACCGTTCATTTTGTCACAGCAGAACTTGATGCTGGACAAAGTATTGCGCAATCGGCAATTCAAGTTGGTTTGCAGGATTCGGTAACAAGCTTGGCGCAACGTGTGCATGAACTTGAACACTTTATCTATCCTCAAGTTGCACAATGGTTCTGTACAGGTCAACTGACCTGGCAAAACGGTCAAGCCTATTTCAATCAAAAACCTTTAGAACGGCCGATTCAGTTTGCACAATTCTAAAAAATAAAACGCATCCTAGGATGCGTTTTTTATTGATTTAAACCACTAAACTTTTAATTTTCTCTACTGTTTCCATCGGATGCTCTAATGGGAACATATGTCCGCCATCCATTACAGAAAAAGGAATACCCAATTTCTTTTTCGCCACTTGCGGGAATTTTTCTTTTAAGAAAATACTGTCTTGCCCCACAACCAAATGTACAGGTACAGGAGGTTTTGGCATCGGTAACCACCACATGGATGGCGTAGTCCTAAACATTGCCACTTCATCCTCTTTCGCAATGGTCAGTGTGACACCACCATTTTGTGGGTCATCTGTCAGGGCATAGTCGATATAAGCTTGAAAGCAATCTGGATCAAAGTGCTGATAAAAACCTCTCGAACCTAGCAGCTCAGCAGCTTGCTCACGCGACTCCCAATGATCACGACGACGCACAGACAAACCAGCTGGGGTGATTTTATCCACTAATTTAGGTTTAAAGATTTTAGCAAGATGAAAAACAAAAGAAGCCTTACCAATAATGAGTGGTGGATCAAGCATGATGACTTGTGAAAATAGTTCAGGACGGCGATAAGCAGCCATCAGTGTCAAAACTGAACCCAATGAATGCCCCAAGCCAATCACTTTACGCCCTTGTGCTTGCTGCACAATGCTATCAATAATCTGATCGACTAAGTGCATCCAACCATGGGTAATTGGATAGCGCTTGTCATTTCCAATTTCTGCAACATAGATAATGTCGTATTGATCTTTTAATTGATCAAACAGCTTTTGATAAACTTTAGATGGAACACCATTGGCATGGGCAAAATGAATCAAAGGTTTCATAAGCTTGTCTTTTATTTTCACTGATTGGTCAATTATCCTGCTCTACATATGTATTGCAAATTAAAAGGATAACTGTCCAGTTATTTTTAGCATAAAAAAGGCTGTGATATACACAGCCTCCTTAAAATCAACATAGTGCTTTGATCAAAGCCTATCTATTATTGTATTTTCGCGTTCTGCTGAGTTTCTAGCTGTGCAGCAAGCGAACTACTAATACCTGCACCAAGCTGCGCCCCCATACGTCCTAGAATTGATTCTAACGGATTACGTTGAACGGTATAATCCACTTTTTGCTCAATCTTCAGATCACGCATCAATGTCGTCAAACTACCACTACGGTCAGCAACACCTAAAGCAACAGCCTGTTCACCTGTCCAGAACAATCCAGAGAAAATAGCAGGGTCATTTGACTTCAAACGTTTACCACGGCCTTCTTTCACCGCATTGATAAAGTGAGTATGCACATTATCAAGCACCGACTGCACATGTTGTTTCTGTGCTGGATCAAGTGGCTTGGTCATACTTAAAATATCTTTATTACTACCCGCAGTCAGAGTACGGTCTTCAATGCCTAACTTCTGCGCCAAGCCACTTAAGCCATAATTCGGCATAATCACACCGATCGAACCCACTAAGCTAGATGGATTGACAATGATTTCATCTGCTGCTGAGGCAATATAATATGCACCCGATGCACCCATATCCCCAATGACAGCATAGACTTTTTTATCTGGGTGCTGTTTTTTCAGGTAACGAATTTCTTGCCAGATTTCATCCGACTGTACTGGTGAACCGCCTGGTGAATTGATATTCAACGCAACCGCTTTACTACCGCTGGCTTCAAATGCACGTTTTAAAGCTTTGTTGGTATCTTCACTATTCACTGTAGACTGACCTGCAG
This genomic stretch from Acinetobacter sp. C32I harbors:
- a CDS encoding DUF3106 domain-containing protein produces the protein MAAKKLALVVCTLGLLQTSFAGSERFWVFSKPNKPATEEAWDDLSPEEQRVLIKRYQTLKEIPTNQSSQLQQRMEWFTQLPEEEKQKMRDLWQKMSMQERNTLRKRMQNASTEERVNIREEYLTKYAEH
- a CDS encoding CSLREA domain-containing protein, coding for MRHYKKTILATMVMATMPLLAATSSTPIKVTTFVDEDGENPSACSLREALKTAETRVAYGGCEVTDTLSSTQKVIQLEKGVYTLKRELTPNVNVAIWGATPADWQEKNVLLNDVVNQYPAQIPLQTTIKAENSRIFNTTLGTKALSLSNVILTGGRTADRGGAIYAGADVVLQSSQILDSQAKEGGAVFLAGPSTTLTLTKSLIQGNQADKGSVLSMSCFNDVTYAKRTLNLTSNSFIANGSGNSNSMIEFCGESTATLTTNTIAKNIVNSSSGNLIKFTGDTKPGTEENNNSSILSNASSITLTSNTIVENQAFTTLLYDKIGGKILTYNVLAYNGGTNSYACRYLFGDVSSQENVGFAIAYNALALKEGGSTSPVNNVCDVPKDSLKNNTTNLNVSNINIGTLLSPLQKASAYTAFLPIYYPKKNVTEIEVKVDDKTTTKIVGLLDVDGIGCSTTDQRGLARIVDGTLYYNPEASNRCDIGSIELMRFTAGDLQDLTNASISSAMSTYQTQYDFFDNLVKNPNNPDFLTYYKSRLDQYQNLLQYTKANLKYRAIYIDLSNYQLPLPQDTEQADGSYKLEFFNPDLYNVTTEALGKGQINDTVTDIDASDKENLVCSWNKDLQQIIFYRKDDSITQAGDKIFCKYTITSKSNPSISSSGLIRAAFVNIAPVATDTSLTFKYQEKQKLSLNLLNFANDHGDTGEGGTGPEKNPNKSQFWKNAEGIELPIRLTNVPTKDLSITADRQGACPAPDEKETCYGGNIYVQEVNAFNPFNFSFNYQVYDADGVSSNSATVRTISTATTTDDTRSASSGGGSFGFYSIFGLFGLLAYRRFKK
- the rbtA gene encoding rhombotarget A, with amino-acid sequence MLKRTLACALFAITGHAYSADIQVTTLVDEDKDDGVCSLREAVEFLNKRSQKEFENGYHGCGNKDATSNIVLQRDQTYQINSALNIEAAATIRTAASDGFNDNKKGLNNATIKMVGSDRIFVIDDNNVESALLAVSLVELNLQGASNKVNDGGLILNRESLSIQYSRLTGGLANRGGAIYNAGVSSDAKNTAGYVYINNSIIQNNKADQGAVIYSEMPMYLIAQSVIRDNEGMAGANGALLYVQTGFNNDTISGALVTGISGIRSSTIFHNKGGYVANIREGMVLNNNTIIKNAAGLYLQSLNFKVTTEEDVNGEKKETVKEYPSSYVSNSILVSNGNTNCANTSDDTTIVQSNLTTSDCDRNAEKRLPNFMWNQNDPEQALIAGGTNDEGICAAPPAKGLLCPYSIPKDQMLGFFKPRLLTSYKLLSDSLIVNKGRIYSDGTTFSTANCEATDQRGKSRTGFNELCDLGAVELIVNRGEIPIVGQDILYGQVAKFSIADSLLDGELLDPATCEAQLGKRSDGQPWKVGCLEVVQTQTPSKGKTSIDQDGNVTYVPDSDWHGADKFNLRVMTTTTRFNDVSNYFIDIPATIVQDPPNTFKSKTVSTGSFGMGAILMLLGLVGLRRFKS
- a CDS encoding DnaA regulatory inactivator Hda — its product is MRQLQLDIEPQLDARISDFSGPGWGPVVDAVRQLHAGLVNRFYVYGGAGTGKSHLLSAICDSYLELGRPAIKVSLLELLDAPIEAITSLEFYDLVALDDIDAISGVPHWQKAVFHLINNHEGQLVFSSRVAPIELKLELPDLQSRLTQAVSVKVPNGSSYIDRQALLQSVMTRRGIHFDQQIVDYLLMNGPHQASILLQTLAQLEKMLKGEKTKLSNTTLKQIYALIDEYRQ
- the cxpE gene encoding chloramphenicol efflux transporter CxpE → MQDQVLRRIFILAGLALFLWVLYLLKPIVIPFVGAFFIAYLFSPLVDVLVKIKLPRWLAISIVFIGIGVTLTMVLWFLVPLIWKQLMYARDSIPAGIHWINATFLPWVSHTFNVVPMEIDTEQITKAFMDYIQTNYSADSIQTMALRVAQSGLNFIQLGGVVILIPIISFYFLLDWERMLQSFRRLIPRPYEASTLTIVRECHSVLGAFVKGQFLVMLLLGIVYAVGLQLIGLEVGLIIGMIAGLASIIPYLGFGVGIIAAVIATLFQFGLDWTQLLLVGVVFMIGQMVEGYILQPFLLGDKIGLSPVAVVFAVLAGAQLGGFLGMLIALPVAAVIVVLLKHARDNYEKSRLYGLPTEVVLAEGETQHINVETGHVELDIQIKNSQDTETSNSNDLK
- the purM gene encoding phosphoribosylformylglycinamidine cyclo-ligase; the encoded protein is MSNSTSTPNTGLSYKDAGVDIEAGDALVDRIKSVAKRTTRPEVMGGLGGFGALCKIPKGYEEPVLVSGTDGVGTKLRLALNLNRHDTIGQDLVAMCVNDLLVCGAEPLFFLDYYATGHLNVDVAADVVTGIGKGCELAGCALVGGETAEMPGMYEGEDYDLAGFAVGVVEHSKIIDGTKVKSGDVLLGVASSGAHSNGYSLLRKILDVKNVDLTQIVDGRPLADVAMEPTRIYVKPVLELCKQVDVHAMAHITGGGLPGNLPRVLPNGAQAVIDESSWEWSELFQLLQREGNVERFEMYRTFNCGVGMVIAVDANEADKAIDLLNTQGEKAWKIGYIQENAESVEGADEKIRVIFA
- the purN gene encoding phosphoribosylglycinamide formyltransferase, whose product is MMRIAVLVSGNGSNLQALIDANLSGQIIGVLSNKADAYALQRAKDANIATAVISHKDYPNRESFDDAMHQQLLAWQVDLVILAGFMRILTPRFVSKWQGKMLNIHPSLLPFYKGVNTHQRVLNTGDRLHGCTVHFVTAELDAGQSIAQSAIQVGLQDSVTSLAQRVHELEHFIYPQVAQWFCTGQLTWQNGQAYFNQKPLERPIQFAQF
- a CDS encoding alpha/beta hydrolase yields the protein MKPLIHFAHANGVPSKVYQKLFDQLKDQYDIIYVAEIGNDKRYPITHGWMHLVDQIIDSIVQQAQGRKVIGLGHSLGSVLTLMAAYRRPELFSQVIMLDPPLIIGKASFVFHLAKIFKPKLVDKITPAGLSVRRRDHWESREQAAELLGSRGFYQHFDPDCFQAYIDYALTDDPQNGGVTLTIAKEDEVAMFRTTPSMWWLPMPKPPVPVHLVVGQDSIFLKEKFPQVAKKKLGIPFSVMDGGHMFPLEHPMETVEKIKSLVV
- the sppA gene encoding signal peptide peptidase SppA, yielding MSDWPPKPQNESTNSNNVTGKEWQILEKAVLASVEEQRRSRRWSIFFKCLGFAYLLIVLLAMTKSCTSSSDKATTSISSNHLAVVDIVGTIDSSAGQSTVNSEDTNKALKRAFEASGSKAVALNINSPGGSPVQSDEIWQEIRYLKKQHPDKKVYAVIGDMGASGAYYIASAADEIIVNPSSLVGSIGVIMPNYGLSGLAQKLGIEDRTLTAGSNKDILSMTKPLDPAQKQHVQSVLDNVHTHFINAVKEGRGKRLKSNDPAIFSGLFWTGEQAVALGVADRSGSLTTLMRDLKIEQKVDYTVQRNPLESILGRMGAQLGAGISSSLAAQLETQQNAKIQ